In the genome of Mixta calida, the window CGTCCCGTGAGTTCAGACGCGGTTGAAAACGCCATCAGCCATATCAAAACGCAGCTGCGCGCCACCGGCGAGCGCGAAATCCCCAGTAAAATGATCGGCAACCTGGTGATGGACGAGTTGAAAAAGCTCGATAAGGTCGCCTATATACGCTTCGCCTCCGTTTACCGCAGCTTTGAAGATATTCGCGAATTCGGCGAAGAGATCGCCCGTTTACAGGATTAAGCCATGCGTGATGAAGAGTTTATGGCGCGCGCGCTGGAGCTTGCGCGGCGCGGTCGTTTTACGACGACGCCTAATCCCAACGTCGGCTGCGTGATCGTGCGCGACGGCGTTATCGTCGGCGAAGGGTGGCATCAGCGCGCCGGCGAACCGCACGCTGAGGTGCATGCGCTGCGCATGGCGGGCGACCGCGCGCGGGGCGCCACCGCCTACGTGACGCTGGAGCCATGCAGCCATCATGGACGCACGCCGCCCTGCTGCGACGCGCTGATCGCTGCCGGGATAAGCCGCGTGGTGGCGGCGATGCAGGACCCGAATCCTGAAGTGGCCGGCCGCGGTCTTTATCGCCTGCAACAGGCGGGCATCAACGTCAGCCACGGCATGATGATGGCGGAAGCGGAAGCGCTGAACCGCGGCTTTTTGAAACGGATGCGCACCGGCTTTCCCTTCGTGCAGCTAAAATTAGGCGCGTCGCTGGATGGCCGTACGGCGATGGCCAGCGGCGAGAGCCAGTGGATAACTTCGCCGCAGGCGCGACGTGACGTGCAGCGCCTGCGCGCGCAGAGTTCGGCGATCCTCAGCAGCAGCGCGACCGTGCTGGCGGACGACCCGGCGCTGACGGTGCGCTGGGACGAGCTGGGCGAACGGATTCAGGCGGACTATCCGCAGGAGAATTTACGCCAGCCGGTGCGGGTGGTGATCGACAGCCAGAACCGCGTGACGCCGCAGCATCGGTTGCTGCATCAGCCGGGCGAGACCTGGCTGGCGCGCCTTGAGGCCGATGAGAGCCAGCCGTGGCCGCCGACGGCGCGACAGCTGCGCGTGCCGGCGCGCGACGGCCGCGTTGATCTGGTGTCGCTGATGATGCTGCTGGGCAAGCAGCAGATTAACCACGTGTGGGTAGAGGCGGGCGCGCAGCTGGCGGGCGCACTGCTGACAGCAGGCGTGGTGGACGAGCTGATCGTTTATCTGGCGCCGAAATTATTGGGCGACGGCGCGCGCGGCCTGTGCGCGTTGCCGGGCCTGGCGCGTTTACAGGATGCGCCAGCCTTTCGCTTTAGCGAGGCAGTGCAGGTGGGTCCCGATCTGCGCCTGACGCTCCGACCGGTTTAGCGCCCTGCGGAAAAGCGGAAGCAGAGTGCGAAAGAGTATGATAGAATTCGCCCCCCTGCGGGGCCAATCAGAACCCTGAAAGGAAAACTATGAAAATTATCGAAGCTGCTGTTGCCACGCCAGAGGCGAAAGTCGCCATCATTATCGCGCGTTTCAACAACTTCATTAATGAGAGCCTGCTGGATGGCGCGATCGACGCACTGAAACGCATCGGTCAGGTGAAAGATGAAAATATCACCGTTATCTGGGTGCCGGGCGCCTATGAATTACCGATGACGGCGCGCGCCGTCGCCAATGCCGGCAAGCACGACGCGGTTATTGCCTTAGGCACCGTGATCCGTGGCGGCACCGCGCACTTCGAATATGTTGCCGGCGAAGCCAGCTCTGGCCTTGCCAGCGTCGCGATGAACAGCGACATTCCGGTCGCCTTCGGCGTCCTGACCACGGAAAATATCGAGCAGGCGATTGAACGCGCCGGCACGAAAGCGGGCAACAAAGGTGCGGAAGCCGCACTGACCGCGCTCGAAATGATTAACGTATTGAAAGCCATTAAAGCCTGATTTTTGTAAGGGGATTTTTGTGAAACCTGCTGCTCGTCGCCGCGCCCGTGAGTGTGCTGTCCAGGCGCTTTATTCCTGGCAGTTGTCCCATAATGACATTGCTGATATTGAATATCAGTTTCTCGCGGAACAGGATGTCAAAGACGTTGATATCAACTATTTCCGCGAGCTACTGGCTGGCGTTGCGACCAACAGCGCATACCTTGACGGTCTGATGAAGCCTTACCTGTCGCGCCAGCTGGAAGAGCTGGGACAGGTGGAAAAAGCTATCCTGCGCGTTTCTCTGTATGAACTGAGCAAGCGTAGCGATGTGCCCTATAAAGTGGCCATCAACGAAGGTATTGAGCTGGCAAAAGTATTTGGCGCTGAAGACAGCCATAAGTTTGTTAACGGCGTGCTGGACAAAGCCGCTCCGCAAATCCGCCCCAACAAGAAATAATCTATCGAGGCCGGAGAATATCCGGCCTTTTTCATTCAGGTTTAGCGGAAATTCATTATGTCATGTGGCGAATTTGAACTGATCGCGCGTTATTTTAATCGCGTGACAAGCTCACGTCGCGATGTGGAAAAGGGTATCGGCGACGACTGCGCATTATTAAACGTGCCGGAAAAGCAGACCCTGGCCATCAGTACCGATACGCTGGTGGAAGGTATCCACTTCCTGCGCGACATTCATCCTGCCGATCTCGGTTATAAAGCGCTGGCGGTCAACCTGAGCGATCTGGCTGCTATGGGCGCCGATCCCGCCTGGCTGACGCTGGCGCTAACTTTGCCGGACGTGGACGAGACGTGGCTGAAAGCCTTCAGCGACAGCCTGTTTGAACTGCTGGATTATTACGATATGCAGCTGATCGGCGGCGACACCACGCGTGGGCCGCGCAGCCTGACGCTGGGCATTCACGGCCTGGTGCCTGCGGGCAGGGCGCTGCGACGCAGCGGCGCGCGGCCGGGCGACTGGATCTACGTTACCGGCACGCTGGGCGACAGCGCGGCGGGCCTGGCGCTGTTGCAGCATCGCATGCGCATTACCGATCCGGCGGCGCACGAGGCGCTGATTAAACGCCATCTGCGTCCCATGCCGCGTATTTTGCAGGGCCAGGCGCTGCGCAACCTCGCCAGCGCGGCCATCGACATCTCCGACGGGCTGGTATCCGATTTAGGCCACATCCTTAAAGCCAGCGAGTGCGGCGCCCGCGTTAACCTTGACGCGCTGCCGCTCTCCACCGTGCTGCGCGATCATTTTGACAGCGAGCAGGCGCTGCGCTGGGCGTTAAGCGGCGGCGAAGATTACGAGCTCTGCTTTACCGTGCCGGAGATTAACCGCGGCGCGCTGGATGTGGCGTTGGGGCATCTTGGCGTGCCCTATACCTGCATCGGCCAACTGGGGCCAGAGTCGGAAGGGTTGGTGCTGTTACAGGACGGGAAGCCGACGACACTCAATCTGAAAGGATTTGATCACTTTGACGCGCGATAAAGATTTGGCGAAAAGCCGCCTGCGCCTGAGCAACCCGTGGCATCTACTGGCGACCGGCTTCGGCAGCGGCTTAAGCCCTTATGTGCCGGGCACCATGGGATCGCTGGCAGCAATTCCGTTCTGGTGGCTGATGGCCTTTCTGCCGCCGGATATCTATTCTCTGCTGGTGATGTTCGGCATCTGTATCGGCGTCTATCTTTGCCATCGCACGGCGAAAGATATGGGCGTTCACGATCACGGCAGCATCGTCTGGGATGAGTTTATCGGTATGTGGATCACGCTGATGGCGATTCCGGCAATGACCTGGCAATGGGTGCTGGCCGGTTTCGTGATTTTCCGCATACTGGATATGTGGAAACCCTGGCCGATCCGCTGGTTCGATCGCAACGTGCATGGCGGCATGGGAATTATGGTGGATGATATTATCGCCGGCATTCTTTCCGCCGTGCTGCTGTGGTGGATGGGTCTGCACTGGCCGCTATTTTGATGAAGGTATGCGGCGAATCCTGCTCGTCGCATACCCGTTACTGACATCCTGCCTGGATGCTTCTGATAATCTGTTCCCGCTATTTACTCTTCTGTTTCTAAAACGATTTTCTGTAGTCACGAAAAAAAGCGATGAGTTCTTCCGCATAGAGCTCAGGTTCTTCCATGGCGGCAAAATGACCGCCGCGAGGCATGTCTCTCCAGCGACAGATATTGTAATTTTTTTCTGCCCAGCTTCGCGGCGGCGGCAGAACATCGGCAGGGAAACAGGCTATGCCTGTTGGCACCTCGCTTTTTTGCAGCGGGGGAAGCGAATGGAGGTTTTCATAATAGATATTGTTGGACATTGCTGGCGAGCCGGTGAACCAGTACAACGAAATATTGGTCAGGATGTCATCCCTGCTGAAGCGGCTGAACAGGGCTTCATCGCAACCGCTCCACGACCCGAATTTTTCAACTATCCATGCGGCAAGGCCGGCTGGCGAATCATTAAGCCCGAAGGCCAGGGTACGAGGTTTGGTGGCTTGTATGGACATATAGCCACCTTCCTGGCTGATCCATCGAATCGCCGAGCGGCGATATGCCTGTTCTTCTTCCGTCAGCGTTTCCGGTTCCGCATGCGCCATCAAATCTCTTACGATGCCGATATCCGTAAGATGTATTGCGGTAAGGCGCTCAGGGTAGAATGCTGCCAGGTAACGGGTTACGCCTGAACCCAGGTCGCCGCCAGCGGCATAAAATTTTTCGTATCCGAGGATGTCTGTCATAAGCGTTAGCCACAGGCTGGCTACCTGGGCGTTATTGAGCCCTTCAGGCTGCGGACAGGAAGAAAAACCAAATCCTGGAATAGAGGGAACGATAACATCAAAAGCCTCTTCCGGGCTCCCGCCGAAGCGGGCTGGATCGGTTAACCGCGGGATAATCCTTTGATAACGTATAAATGAGTCAGGCCAGCCATGCGTAAGAATCAGGGGAACAGGCGAGGGGCCTTTTCCTCGCATGTGAATAAAATGGATAGGGTACCCATCTACTTCGCTACGGTAATGAGCAAAACGATTTAATTCGGCTTCCTGCTTACGCCAGTTAAATGCTTCTCGCCAGTATTCCACTAGCGGCTTCATAAAATTTACCGGTGTGCCTTTCCCCCAGGTTTCTTCAACTGGCCAGCAAGGCCACCGGGTATTTTTAAGCCTGAGGTTGAGATCATCAAGCTGTGATTGCGGAATATCAATCGTAAAGCGCTCTATAGCCATCATTATTCTCCTGCCGCCGATTTCAGCACGCCGTGAAAGGGAATATTGCTGCATTGTCAGTTCAGCTTAAGCGCGCCGAAAAATAAGAGCAGGACATTCTGGCATCATTTCAGGACAACTTTTCCGCGCCGAAGCGTTGGCGGTACTCGGAAGGCGTTAATTTCAGTCCACGCTCAAAGGCGCGGCGCATCTTCAGCACATTTTTGAAACCGGTTATGGTCGCTACCTGCTCTATTCTTAACGGGCTTTGTTCAAGCAGCGCTCTTGCCGCATCCAGTCGCGCAGCCTCAACATACTTTGCCGGGGTGGTGCCGGTTTCGCGGGTAAATACGCGGACGAAATTGCGCGGGCTCATCGAAACTCGACTGGCAAGAGAATCAATCGTCAGATTTTCAGCAAGGTTTTCCAGTATCCAGACCTGAAGATCGCGCACGGGCCCAGGCTGAACGGCCTGATTAACCACATACCGGCTAAATTGTGATTGCCCTCCGGGACGCTTCAGGAACATAACCATATCCTGAGCAACGCTACGTGCATGCTGAAAGCCGTAATCTTCTTCAATCAGAGCCAGCGTAAGATCGAATCCCGCGCTAACGCCTGCCGAGGTCCATATTTTACCGTCACGGGTATAAATAGAATCCTCATCCACCTTTACGTTGGGAAAACCGGTTTTAAGTACATCCAGAAGCTGCCAATGCGTGGTTGCCTTGCGCCCGTCCAGCAATCCACTTTCAGCCAGTAGCAATGAACCACCGCATATGGATACCACCCGACGCGCATAAGGCTCAGCTTGCCTGAGCCAGTTTGCTATCAGACGACGTTCATCCTTATCCATACCCCGACCGGTCACAATTATCGTGTCCCAACCCGCGTTTACGCTGAGATCGGAAAGGTAATGATTAACCGAGAGGCGAATGCCTGAAAAGCCTTTTACCGCCGTGTTGCTTTTACCCGCCGTTATGCTCACCTGGTAGGCTTCTCCGCCGCCTGTAAACCGACCGGTGCGGCTGGCATGCGATAAAATTTCAGCAATCCCCGCGGCCTCAAACAGCATGCCGCCTTCAGGAATAATAATAAGAACTTTTATCATGAGAATTTCGTCATGAGACATTCGAGGGCCATTCAGAACGCCTATTATACTCGGAAACGGTATCCATTATCGTCAGCGCGAGATGGTTGCATGCTGAAGAGAGTTGCTTCTGCGCCCGTACTGGCTTTACCAAAAGGAAGGCGCGTGGGAGAGAGCAGGGACGCTTCGCGTCTGAAACGCCGGCTGGCTTATTGCGACTCCGATGCTTCGTAGGGCAGCATGCTTGTCATGCGCAGGCGGAGAGCGAAGAGGGATGTGGTAGCAATACAGGAAAGGGCCGACGCGTGGCGTGCGAATAAAAGGCTGCAAAAAACAAAGCCAGGCATAACGCCTGGCTTTTTACTGTGTTGCGGCTGTTCGCTTTTAGCTAACTGGCGGCTGAGCATTTGCAGCGCCAGTCAGCATAGCGGCGAAGTGACGCGTACCGGACAGGCGATTACTGCGCCAGCCAGCGCTCGATCTGCTGCTGAATGCCGACGGCGTCAAGCTGGTAGTCATGACGGATCTCTTCCTGGGTGCCCTGCGGGATAAACTCATCCGGCAGGCCGAGATTCAGCACCGGCGCCAGCACGCGCTTCGCCATCAGCAGCTCGTTAACGCCGCTGCCAGCGCCGCCTTTAATCGCGCCTTCTTCCAGCGTCACCAGCGCTTCATGGCTGGCTGCCATCTCCAGCACCAGCGACTCATCCAGCGGCTTCACGAAACGCATATCCACCAGCGTGGCGTTCAGCGCTTCCGCCGCCGCCCGCGCTTCCGGCAGCAGCGTGCCGAAGTTCAGGATCGCCAGCTTTTCGCCCTGACGTTTCACCACGCCTTTGCCCAGCGGCAGCGAGGCCAGCGGTTCCAGCGTTGCTCCGGTGCCGGTGCCGCGCGGATAGCGCACCGCGCTCGGACCGTCCTGATAGTGATAGCCGGTGTAGAGCATCTGGCGGCATTCGTTTTCGTCGCTGGGCGTCATGATCACCATGCCCGGAATGCAGCGCAGGAAAGCGAGGTCGAAGGCGCCCTGATGGGTTTGCCCGTCGGCGCCGACGATGCCGCCGCGATCGATAGCGAACAGCACCGGCAACTGCTGAATAGCGACGTCATGGATCAGCTGATCGTAGGCGCGCTGCAGGAAAGTGGAGTAGATCGCCACTACCGGCTTGTAGCCGCCGATCGCCAGCCCGGCGGCGAAGGTAACCGCATGCTGTTCGGCGATGGCAACGTCGAAATATTGTCCCGGATACTGGCGTGAAAAGCCGACCATGCCGGAGCCTTCACGCATCGCTGGCGTCACCGCCATCAGCTTATCGTCGCCCGCGGCGGTTTCACACAGCCAGTTGCCGAAGATAGTGGAGTAGCTCGGCAGGCCGCCCGCGCTTTTCGGCAGCGCGCCGCTGGCGGGATCGAACTTCGGCACCGCATGCCAGGCGATCGGATCGTTTTCCGCCGGCGCATAGCCTTTGCCCTTTTTCGTCATGATATGCAGGAACTGCGGACCTTTCAGGTCGCGCATGTTGCTCAGCGTATGCACCAGCGTCAGCACGTCGTGTCCGTCCACCGGACCGATATAGTTAAAGCCCAGCTCCTCGAACAGCGTGCCCGGCACCACCATGCCTTTCAGGTGCTCTTCAGTGCGACGCACCAGCTCTTTAATCGGCGGCAGGCCGGTCAGCACTTTTTTGCCGCCCTCGCGCAGACGCGCATAGGTTTTGCCGGAGAGGATCTGCGCCAGACGATTGTTCAGCGCGCCGACGTTTTCTGAAATCGACATTTCATTGTCATTCAGGATCACCAGCAGGTCGGCCTTGATATCCCCGGCGTGGTTCATCGCCTCGAACGCCATGCCGGCGGTGATCGCGCCGTCGCCGATAATGCAGGCGGTGCGGCGGCCTTTGCCCTCTTTGCCGGCGGCGACCGCCATACCGAGGCCCGCGCTGATAGAAGTAGAGGAGTGGCCGACGCTCAGCACGTCATACTCGCTCTCGGCGCGCCACGGGAAGGGGTGCAGGCCGCCTTTCTGCCGGATAGTGCCGATGCGATCGCGGCGGCCGGTCAGAATTTTATGCGGGTAGGCCTGATGACCCACGTCCCAGACCAGATGGTCGAACGGGGTGTTATAGACATAGTGTAGTGCTACGGTCAGTTCAACCACGCCGAGGCCGGAGGCAAAATGACCGCTGGAGCGGCTTACGCTGTCCAGAAGGTACTGACGCAGCTCATCACACAGCGCGGGCAGTTTCTCTTTTGGCAGTTGACGTAGTTCTTGCACGGAATCGGCAAGCGCCAGCGTCGGGTATTTTGCAGTATCAAAACTCATCAGAGACTCATCGTGGAGGTTATTTATCACGTTCGATTACGAAGCTTGCCAGAGCACGCAGCGTGGTCGTATCCAGGGAAAGCGCGGTCAGTTGATCCAACGCATCCAGCGCTTCCTGATACAGCGCCTGGGCCTTCTGACGGGCGTTATCCAGCCCCATTAACGCCGGGTAGGTGCTTTTTCCCAGCTGCTGGTCGGCGCCCTGCTGTTTACCGGTGACGGCGGTGTCGCCTACCACGTCGAGGATGTCGTCCTGCACCTGGAAAGCCAGCCCAATAGCGTTCGCATAGCGGTCAAGCAGCGGCAGCGCATGACGCCCGCGTTCGCCTGCCGCCAGCGCGCCAAGCCGTACCGCAGATCGAATCAGGGCGCCGGTTTTATGACGATGAATCGCTTCCAGCGCCGTCAGGTCGATCTGCTCTCCTTCAGCCGCCAGATCCAGCGCCTGACCGCCGCACATGCCAGCCACGCCGCTGGCCTGAGCCAGCTCGGAAATCATCGCGATGCGATCCTGCGGCTGTACGTTGCGCATCGGCGCATCGGCAAGAATGGAAAAGGCCAGCGTTTGCAACGCGTCGCCCGCCAGGATAGCGGTATCCTCGCCAAATTTTATATGGCAGGTAGGTTGCCCACGACGCAGGCTATCATCATCCATGGCGGGAAGGTCATCATGAATTAATGAATAGGCGTGGATGCATTCAACGGCGGCGGCGGGGGCATCAAGGCTCTCTGCATCAACGCGCAGCATATCGCCGACAACATAAACCAAAAAAGGGCGCAGTCTTTTACCGCCCAATAATGCCCCATATTGCATAGCATTAACCAGAGGAGAACTCTGAAAGGGCAGGGGAGAAATAAAGCGCGCCAGCGCGCCGTTCACCCGTTCATGATAGTGGGCGAGTAATTGAGCGAAATCCATTATTCAGCGTCCGGCGTGAAAGGCGTCAGGGCAGCGTCTTTATCATCGTTAAGCAGGATCTGCACGCGCTGCTCCGCCTGCTGCAGCGTTTTTTGTCCTACCCTGGCCAGTTGCACGCCGCGCTCAAACTCGTTCAGCGCCTCTTCCAGCGGCAGATCGCCGCTTTCCAGACGGGTGACTATCTGTTCCAGCTGCTGCAGGGAAGTTTCAAAACTGATCGGCTGTTCGGCTTTTTTTGGCATAGTGATTTTTGGCTCACAGGTTTTTTATCTTATAGCAATCGGACATGGTAGCCGACTCGAAATGATTAGCAAAATAATGATAGAGCATGGCAGTAAAACAGGCAGCCCGCAGACAAAGGTGATATACTGTCGCGCCTCGGAAGCAAAGGACACT includes:
- the ribD gene encoding bifunctional diaminohydroxyphosphoribosylaminopyrimidine deaminase/5-amino-6-(5-phosphoribosylamino)uracil reductase RibD, whose product is MRDEEFMARALELARRGRFTTTPNPNVGCVIVRDGVIVGEGWHQRAGEPHAEVHALRMAGDRARGATAYVTLEPCSHHGRTPPCCDALIAAGISRVVAAMQDPNPEVAGRGLYRLQQAGINVSHGMMMAEAEALNRGFLKRMRTGFPFVQLKLGASLDGRTAMASGESQWITSPQARRDVQRLRAQSSAILSSSATVLADDPALTVRWDELGERIQADYPQENLRQPVRVVIDSQNRVTPQHRLLHQPGETWLARLEADESQPWPPTARQLRVPARDGRVDLVSLMMLLGKQQINHVWVEAGAQLAGALLTAGVVDELIVYLAPKLLGDGARGLCALPGLARLQDAPAFRFSEAVQVGPDLRLTLRPV
- the ribH gene encoding 6,7-dimethyl-8-ribityllumazine synthase, whose protein sequence is MKIIEAAVATPEAKVAIIIARFNNFINESLLDGAIDALKRIGQVKDENITVIWVPGAYELPMTARAVANAGKHDAVIALGTVIRGGTAHFEYVAGEASSGLASVAMNSDIPVAFGVLTTENIEQAIERAGTKAGNKGAEAALTALEMINVLKAIKA
- the nusB gene encoding transcription antitermination factor NusB; protein product: MKPAARRRARECAVQALYSWQLSHNDIADIEYQFLAEQDVKDVDINYFRELLAGVATNSAYLDGLMKPYLSRQLEELGQVEKAILRVSLYELSKRSDVPYKVAINEGIELAKVFGAEDSHKFVNGVLDKAAPQIRPNKK
- the thiL gene encoding thiamine-phosphate kinase, translated to MSCGEFELIARYFNRVTSSRRDVEKGIGDDCALLNVPEKQTLAISTDTLVEGIHFLRDIHPADLGYKALAVNLSDLAAMGADPAWLTLALTLPDVDETWLKAFSDSLFELLDYYDMQLIGGDTTRGPRSLTLGIHGLVPAGRALRRSGARPGDWIYVTGTLGDSAAGLALLQHRMRITDPAAHEALIKRHLRPMPRILQGQALRNLASAAIDISDGLVSDLGHILKASECGARVNLDALPLSTVLRDHFDSEQALRWALSGGEDYELCFTVPEINRGALDVALGHLGVPYTCIGQLGPESEGLVLLQDGKPTTLNLKGFDHFDAR
- the pgpA gene encoding phosphatidylglycerophosphatase A; the encoded protein is MITLTRDKDLAKSRLRLSNPWHLLATGFGSGLSPYVPGTMGSLAAIPFWWLMAFLPPDIYSLLVMFGICIGVYLCHRTAKDMGVHDHGSIVWDEFIGMWITLMAIPAMTWQWVLAGFVIFRILDMWKPWPIRWFDRNVHGGMGIMVDDIIAGILSAVLLWWMGLHWPLF
- a CDS encoding epoxide hydrolase family protein; the encoded protein is MMAIERFTIDIPQSQLDDLNLRLKNTRWPCWPVEETWGKGTPVNFMKPLVEYWREAFNWRKQEAELNRFAHYRSEVDGYPIHFIHMRGKGPSPVPLILTHGWPDSFIRYQRIIPRLTDPARFGGSPEEAFDVIVPSIPGFGFSSCPQPEGLNNAQVASLWLTLMTDILGYEKFYAAGGDLGSGVTRYLAAFYPERLTAIHLTDIGIVRDLMAHAEPETLTEEEQAYRRSAIRWISQEGGYMSIQATKPRTLAFGLNDSPAGLAAWIVEKFGSWSGCDEALFSRFSRDDILTNISLYWFTGSPAMSNNIYYENLHSLPPLQKSEVPTGIACFPADVLPPPRSWAEKNYNICRWRDMPRGGHFAAMEEPELYAEELIAFFRDYRKSF
- a CDS encoding GlxA family transcriptional regulator, with translation MIKVLIIIPEGGMLFEAAGIAEILSHASRTGRFTGGGEAYQVSITAGKSNTAVKGFSGIRLSVNHYLSDLSVNAGWDTIIVTGRGMDKDERRLIANWLRQAEPYARRVVSICGGSLLLAESGLLDGRKATTHWQLLDVLKTGFPNVKVDEDSIYTRDGKIWTSAGVSAGFDLTLALIEEDYGFQHARSVAQDMVMFLKRPGGQSQFSRYVVNQAVQPGPVRDLQVWILENLAENLTIDSLASRVSMSPRNFVRVFTRETGTTPAKYVEAARLDAARALLEQSPLRIEQVATITGFKNVLKMRRAFERGLKLTPSEYRQRFGAEKLS
- the dxs gene encoding 1-deoxy-D-xylulose-5-phosphate synthase; the protein is MSFDTAKYPTLALADSVQELRQLPKEKLPALCDELRQYLLDSVSRSSGHFASGLGVVELTVALHYVYNTPFDHLVWDVGHQAYPHKILTGRRDRIGTIRQKGGLHPFPWRAESEYDVLSVGHSSTSISAGLGMAVAAGKEGKGRRTACIIGDGAITAGMAFEAMNHAGDIKADLLVILNDNEMSISENVGALNNRLAQILSGKTYARLREGGKKVLTGLPPIKELVRRTEEHLKGMVVPGTLFEELGFNYIGPVDGHDVLTLVHTLSNMRDLKGPQFLHIMTKKGKGYAPAENDPIAWHAVPKFDPASGALPKSAGGLPSYSTIFGNWLCETAAGDDKLMAVTPAMREGSGMVGFSRQYPGQYFDVAIAEQHAVTFAAGLAIGGYKPVVAIYSTFLQRAYDQLIHDVAIQQLPVLFAIDRGGIVGADGQTHQGAFDLAFLRCIPGMVIMTPSDENECRQMLYTGYHYQDGPSAVRYPRGTGTGATLEPLASLPLGKGVVKRQGEKLAILNFGTLLPEARAAAEALNATLVDMRFVKPLDESLVLEMAASHEALVTLEEGAIKGGAGSGVNELLMAKRVLAPVLNLGLPDEFIPQGTQEEIRHDYQLDAVGIQQQIERWLAQ
- the ispA gene encoding (2E,6E)-farnesyl diphosphate synthase — encoded protein: MDFAQLLAHYHERVNGALARFISPLPFQSSPLVNAMQYGALLGGKRLRPFLVYVVGDMLRVDAESLDAPAAAVECIHAYSLIHDDLPAMDDDSLRRGQPTCHIKFGEDTAILAGDALQTLAFSILADAPMRNVQPQDRIAMISELAQASGVAGMCGGQALDLAAEGEQIDLTALEAIHRHKTGALIRSAVRLGALAAGERGRHALPLLDRYANAIGLAFQVQDDILDVVGDTAVTGKQQGADQQLGKSTYPALMGLDNARQKAQALYQEALDALDQLTALSLDTTTLRALASFVIERDK
- the xseB gene encoding exodeoxyribonuclease VII small subunit; its protein translation is MPKKAEQPISFETSLQQLEQIVTRLESGDLPLEEALNEFERGVQLARVGQKTLQQAEQRVQILLNDDKDAALTPFTPDAE